From a single Solenopsis invicta isolate M01_SB chromosome 4, UNIL_Sinv_3.0, whole genome shotgun sequence genomic region:
- the LOC120357645 gene encoding uncharacterized protein LOC120357645, with translation MYFLPLLFSNLYFGLNRPFNLVDLSALDTTNFKSQEFTSRNLDRISPIPFNYGVMDDMFPIPFNYGIMDRMPPIPLNYGVMDFYYQSWTVNPGQVGEEQTGMEYADAEQTGMKHVDAKQASIGQASTEMIAAEQVGTGQANEQANTGQTGAGMAEVGQTDTLKASKEMTGAEIIDGEQASTRQVDVEQANAEHTDAVTQNR, from the coding sequence ATGTATTTTCTGCCATTATTGTTTTCGAATCTCTATTTCGGATTGAATAGACCCTTCAATTTGGTGGACCTTTCCGCTCTCGAcacaacaaattttaaatcGCAAGAATTTACCTCTCGCAACCTTGATCGTATATCTCCGATTCCTTTCAACTATGGAGTAATGGATGATATGTTTCCAATTCCTTTTAACTATGGAATAATGGATCGTATGCCTCCAATTCCTTTGAACTACGGAGTAATGGATTTCTACTACCAATCCTGGACTGTTAATCCTGGACAGGTTGGTGAGGAACAAACTGGCATGGAATATGCTGATGCGGAACAGACTGGCATGAAACATGTTGATGCGAAACAGGCTAGCATTGGACAAGCAAGTACGGAAATGATTGCCGCGGAACAAGTTGGCACTGGACAGGCTAACGAACAGGCTAACACGGGACAGACTGGCGCAGGAATGGCTGAAGTAGGACAAACTGATACACTAAAGGCTAGCAAAGAAATGACTGGCGCAGAAATAATTGACGGAGAACAGGCTAGCACAAGACAGGTTGACGTAGAACAAGCTAATGCAGAACATACTGATGCCGTTACTCAAAACCGTTGA